The nucleotide sequence GTTTTGCCATACGCAAGGCGCACTTTGAAACGCTCAGAAGTGTTTACGGCAATGTTGATTGAAGGAAGCACCGAAGTAATATCGTTATTTACGCGTACCGAATCGTTGATGTTGTTTGCACGGTAGCTGAACAGCTTCTGTACGTTATGTTCCACACGTACACCGCCGCTTACTTTTACGCGGGGCATTTCTTCACCGGTAACTTTTCCTTTAAACTTACCGAAAGGCAGCACAGCCATAAGGTAACCTGCACGCAGGTTGTTGGTAGCCACATAGGAATCGGAGAGCTTAGTGTCTTCATCAATCAGCACACCATCAGTTGTGTTGATGTTTCCTTCGGCAAATACCTGATCCATGGGTGTGGTAAGCAGATCATAATTACCATACGTCTGGAACGAAGCCGCACGGTAACCGAGGTTACGAATGCCAAAACCACGGATTTTATCTTCGATATACACACCACCTTTGAGCGTGAATGAATAGGCTCCTGAGTCCTTACCAAGAGTAACAAGCTGTTCTACGTTGGCCGTAGCGGCTTTTACATCTTCCTGCATACTGATGAAAAGGCGACCGAGATAAAACGGCACAGCCTGGTTAGGAATGTAAAGTGTGAACGGATCGGTTTCGGCAGCACCGAATACTTTGTAGTAGCGTGCACGACGCCAGTCGGGTTCGTTGCGGCGGGCGGTTGAATAGGCCAGTGTCCAGTCAACTTTGGTTTTCCCTTTGTTGAAATCATGATCGCCGGTAAGCTGGCCGGTATAAATAAGGCGCTGGCTGTAGCGGAATGAATACTCTTTGCGGTCTTCGCCGTTTTCGAACGAGGGGCCGCCACGGATGATGGTTTCGTTGTCGCCAAGCTGGTTGAACAGATTTTTAAGTTCAATGCTGTGCTGGCCGTCTTTACCAAAACGGATGGCATTGTTCTGGATGAATGCCAGACGTACACGGTTCTGGAAGGTGGTATCGCCGTAAGCAAAAATAGTATCGCTTTGCTGCGCCACGGGATCGTACACATTATAATCGTACTGATTATTTACCTGACGCTGATTGGTAGATGAGTAGCTTACCGAAGTAATGTTACCAAACTGATATTGCTTTTTATTTTTGGTTACGTAGCTCTGACGTACCGCCCAGGTGATGTTGAAACGCTGATCGGGCATTGCAGCAGCGGTGGTGTAGTTCCAGCTGTTGGGCAGCGATTTGGTAGCATCAAGCAGTTGTTGCTGTGTGAGTGTCTGATCGCGAAGGTTGGTGGGAAATGCATCGCCGAGGTTGCGGCTGCCGGCGCCAAAGCCAAAGCGGTCGGCTGTACCGCCGCGATTAATTGAAAAAGGTTCAAATGTTGTACCTGCGCGGTAACCTACCGAATAGCCGATTACCAGACTGGTTTGTTCGGGGATATTGCGGGTAGTTAAACGAATGGCACCGCCCGAAAATTCGCCGGGCAGATCGGGCGAAGGTGTTTTGTAAATGGTAAAGCGGTCGAGCATTTGTGAAGGCACCAGATCAAACGAAAACGTTTTCACATCTGACTCCACAGACGGAGTGAATACATTATTGAGCAAGGTTGCATTGTAACGCTCTGAAAGACCGCGTACAATTACAAAACGGTTATCCACCAGCGTTACACCCGGAAGCGTGCGCGCTACTTCGGCAGCCGACTGGGTAAACGTTTTCTGCATCTCGGCAGCCGATTTATTGTCCTCCGTCTTATCGGAATTCTTGGTGTCTTCCACCGCGCTTATGGTGCCCGAAATGGAACGTGTGCCCCAGATGGTGGCCACATTAATTGTATCGCCGATACCAAGCGGCAGAATTTCCATATCCACTACCGACTGTTTGCCAGCCTGCACCACTACATTGCGCACGGTAAACGGCTGCTTACCCAAAAATTTGCAGGTAACAGAATATGTACCGGGTTTTACCGATGCTTTATATTTACCATCGAAATCGGTAATTGCTACCATGCGGGTACTGTCGAGCAAAATGGACGCACCAATGAGGGGCTCACGGGTTTCTTTGTCGATAACCACACCTGCAATACTTCCGTTTTGCGCAGCAGCAGTAAGACTTAGCAGCATTACTGCCCAGGCAGCAAGTACGAATTTGAGTTTCTGATTCATTTTGGGTCGCAAATAACGCCGCAAAGAAACCGTTACAGCGTGACGCAGGAGTTACCGCAAAATGAACTTGATGTTAACTTCGGATAAAGCGAGAAAGATTAGCACTACTTTATCTTAAAGGTGTGTTAACATCAGAGATCAGCCGAACTACGTACATTTGTACCGGAAAAGACAACTATGTCAACACAGACCCATAAATTACTGCTGGTTGATGACGAACAGGACATTCTCGAATTCCTGACCTACAACCTGCGCAAAGAAGGATATCACGTTACGTCGGCCACAAATGGTGACGAGGCGCTGGCCATAGCCCGCCGGGAGCAGCCTGATCTGGTGCTCCTTGATGTGATGATGCCCGGCCTGGATGGCATTGAGGTATGCCGCGAACTCAGGCAGATGCCCGGAATGAGCGACGTACTCATTGCTTTCCTTACTGCACGCGCCGAAGATTACTCGCATATAGCCGGTTTCGAAGCCGGTGCCGATGATTACATCAACAAACCCATCAAGCCCCGCGTACTCATCAGCCGCATCAAAGCCCTGCTGCGCCGCGCACCCAATGCCAATACAAACGAGGCCATTGATATGGGCGGCATCCGTATCGACCGCGAAAGCTATCTGGTATATAAGGAAGATCAGCAGATTTCGCTGCCGCGCAAGGAATTTGAACTTATCGCCCTGCTTGCCACCAAACCCGGCAAAGTATTTACACGCGAGGAAATTCTCAACAACGTGTGGGGCGGCGAGGTAATTGTAGGCGACCGCACCATCGACGTACACATCCGTAAACTACGCGAAAAACTGGGTGAAGAGTTTATCAAAACCGTAAAAGGTGTAGGTTACAAGTTTGAGTTTTAACCAGTAAACTATTCACTTACAACATACCAAGAGGATGTCTCAAAAGATTGAAACATCCTCTTTTTCTTTACCATAATATTAATAATACACCGCCACATTCTGTTTAATTAAACCGAATGACTGATATTTGCGGCAGCAAAACCAATTTGCTGCCATGAAACAACTTTCCACACGCGCCATTGCATTACGTATCGGGCTTGCCTGCGCGGGTATGGCCTCGGCGGTGTTTCTGGTTGCGGCAAAGGGCGATACGCCCAATTTCTGGCTGAAGCTGCTTATGCTTTTTGCCCTCACCGGCCTTTGCGGTTTTCTGCTTTCCTCGTTCCTCATCCGCGATTTTATCAGCTTCCGCATCCGCACGCTTTACAAAACACTTTACAATGTAAAGCAGCAGCGCGATGAACCGCTGAATCTGCCCGTTACCGGCGATGATCTTATTTCGCAAATGCAGCGCGAAGTGGCCGACTGGATGAAAAACCGATCGTCGGAACTTGAGGATTTGAAAAAACTGGAGACCTATCGCCGCGAATTTCTTGGCAATGTATCACACGAACTAAAAACACCCATTTTCAATATACAGGGATACATTACCACGCTGCTTGACGGCGGATTGGAAGACGAGCAGATAAACCGCAATTACCTGCAGCGTGCCGAGAAGAGTGTGGAGCGGATGATTGCCATTATAGACGATCTCGAAGCCATTTCGCGCCTCGAATCAGGCGAACTTACGCTGGAGCCCGAAGAGTTTGACATTGCCGACCTGATGCGCGAAGTAATGGATGCACAGGAAATGAAAGCCGGCAACCGCGGCATCGCACTCAAATTCCGCGAAAACTACAAACCCGTGCGCGTGTTTGCCGATAAGCAGCGCATACGCCAGGTGCTTACCAACCTCACTACAAACTCTATTAAATACGGCAAGCAGGACGGGCAAACCGAAGTGCGTTTTTACGACATGGACGACCATGTGCTGGTAGAAGTGGCCGACAACGGCATTGGCATTGCACGTGAGCACCTGCCGCGTTTGTTTGAGCGTTTTTACCGGGTTGACAAAGGCCGCTCACGCGATCAGGGCGGCACAGGGCTGGGGCTGGCCATTGTGAAACACATTCTCGAAGCGCACGGCCAGAATATAAACGTGCGCAGCACCGAAGGCGTAGGCTCTACCTTTTCATTCACCCTGCCGCGCCGCGCCGCTAAAGCCGTTTAGCCGCAACAGACACAAGGCTTCCGCTCTTTTCATCTGATTTTTTGAAAATTACCTGTCCTGTCTTCGTCGGGCAGGAATGTATCTTTACCGCACTTCCAAAACCCGATACGCTTTACACATGAAGAAACTTTTACTTTCAGTAACACTGTTACTGACAATTTCTGCCCTGCATGCGCAACAGCCTGCGCACTGTGGCACAATGGATGTGCATGCCCAACACCGCAGCAATGCACAAAACCTTACCGGCATGATGCAGGCTGAAACTGCTGCACACCAGTGGCGCCAGAACCACCCGGCGGGCGCTACACAGCGCGGCACAGGCAATCCGGTGCTCACTATTCCGGTTGTGGTGCATGTGCTTTATAAAAACGCCACACAAAACATTACCGATCAGCAGATCCAGACACAGATTGCCGTGCTCAATGAAGACTTCCGCGCCATGAACGCGAATATCACTTCACTGCCTGCGGTGTTTGACACAATTGCAGCCGATGTGGAAGTGGAATTCTGTCTCGCCAGCCTCGATCCCAACGGCAATCCGACCAACGGAATTACCCGCACCTCCACTACCGGCGGCACATTTCTGGGCTACTT is from Bacteroidota bacterium and encodes:
- a CDS encoding carboxypeptidase regulatory-like domain-containing protein, whose protein sequence is MNQKLKFVLAAWAVMLLSLTAAAQNGSIAGVVIDKETREPLIGASILLDSTRMVAITDFDGKYKASVKPGTYSVTCKFLGKQPFTVRNVVVQAGKQSVVDMEILPLGIGDTINVATIWGTRSISGTISAVEDTKNSDKTEDNKSAAEMQKTFTQSAAEVARTLPGVTLVDNRFVIVRGLSERYNATLLNNVFTPSVESDVKTFSFDLVPSQMLDRFTIYKTPSPDLPGEFSGGAIRLTTRNIPEQTSLVIGYSVGYRAGTTFEPFSINRGGTADRFGFGAGSRNLGDAFPTNLRDQTLTQQQLLDATKSLPNSWNYTTAAAMPDQRFNITWAVRQSYVTKNKKQYQFGNITSVSYSSTNQRQVNNQYDYNVYDPVAQQSDTIFAYGDTTFQNRVRLAFIQNNAIRFGKDGQHSIELKNLFNQLGDNETIIRGGPSFENGEDRKEYSFRYSQRLIYTGQLTGDHDFNKGKTKVDWTLAYSTARRNEPDWRRARYYKVFGAAETDPFTLYIPNQAVPFYLGRLFISMQEDVKAATANVEQLVTLGKDSGAYSFTLKGGVYIEDKIRGFGIRNLGYRAASFQTYGNYDLLTTPMDQVFAEGNINTTDGVLIDEDTKLSDSYVATNNLRAGYLMAVLPFGKFKGKVTGEEMPRVKVSGGVRVEHNVQKLFSYRANNINDSVRVNNDITSVLPSINIAVNTSERFKVRLAYGKTINRPEFREIAPLTFYDFVFNSIYQGNDSLKTPDVNNYDLRFEFYPRMGENITLGFFYKQFNNPIELYFFPGLGSGGVRGFTWGNALQANNYGVEFEVRKRLDSIGIPVIRNFGVVANASYIFSDIKLSENDNVGRPMMGQSPYVVNMGLFWTSDSTGWQINTSYNVVGPRIVIAGIPSLSIADIYEMPRHQLDLSVVKTMGKRKNIDVRFNASDLLNMEFLMLQDANLDSKLDREGDQRIQAFRRGSYFTFGITVRLLEPKDATGK
- a CDS encoding response regulator transcription factor; translated protein: MSTQTHKLLLVDDEQDILEFLTYNLRKEGYHVTSATNGDEALAIARREQPDLVLLDVMMPGLDGIEVCRELRQMPGMSDVLIAFLTARAEDYSHIAGFEAGADDYINKPIKPRVLISRIKALLRRAPNANTNEAIDMGGIRIDRESYLVYKEDQQISLPRKEFELIALLATKPGKVFTREEILNNVWGGEVIVGDRTIDVHIRKLREKLGEEFIKTVKGVGYKFEF
- a CDS encoding sensor histidine kinase, with protein sequence MKQLSTRAIALRIGLACAGMASAVFLVAAKGDTPNFWLKLLMLFALTGLCGFLLSSFLIRDFISFRIRTLYKTLYNVKQQRDEPLNLPVTGDDLISQMQREVADWMKNRSSELEDLKKLETYRREFLGNVSHELKTPIFNIQGYITTLLDGGLEDEQINRNYLQRAEKSVERMIAIIDDLEAISRLESGELTLEPEEFDIADLMREVMDAQEMKAGNRGIALKFRENYKPVRVFADKQRIRQVLTNLTTNSIKYGKQDGQTEVRFYDMDDHVLVEVADNGIGIAREHLPRLFERFYRVDKGRSRDQGGTGLGLAIVKHILEAHGQNINVRSTEGVGSTFSFTLPRRAAKAV